From a region of the Poecile atricapillus isolate bPoeAtr1 chromosome 16, bPoeAtr1.hap1, whole genome shotgun sequence genome:
- the ISCU gene encoding iron-sulfur cluster assembly enzyme ISCU, with protein MAALRAAGTALLRPRSGPAPAALGYHKKVVDHYENPRNVGSLDRNDKNVGTGLVGAPACGDVMKLQVQVDENGKIVDARFKTFGCGSAIASSSLATEWVKGKTVDEALKIKNTDIAKELCLPPVKLHCSMLAEDAIKAALADYKLKQDQNKESNKEADNA; from the exons ATGGCGGCGCTGAGGGCGGCGGGGACGGCGCTTCTGCGGCCCCGGTCCGGGCCGGCCCCGGCCGCGCTGGGCTACCACAAGAAG GTAGTGGATCACTACGAGAACCCGCGCAACGTCGGCTCCCTTGACCGCAACGACAAGAACGTGGGCACCGGCCTGGTGGGCGCCCCGGCCTGTGGCGACGTCATGAAGCTGCAG GTGCAAGTGGACGAGAACGGCAAGATCGTGGACGCCCGCTTCAAAACCTTCGGCTGCGGCTCGGCCATCGCCTCCAGCTCGTTGGCCACGGAGTGGGTGAAAGGGAAAACG GTTGACGAAGCGCTGAAAATCAAGAACACAGATATTGCCAAGGAACTCTGCCTTCCACCTGTGAAACTGCACTGCTCCA tGCTGGCTGAAGACGCCATCAAGGCTGCCTTGGCTGATTACAAACTGAAGCAGGATCAAAACAAAGAGTCCAACAAAGAAGCCGACAATGCCTGA
- the TMEM119 gene encoding transmembrane protein 119, whose translation MGLEWDWDGGGGLAMPAVPGPALGTALGFAQPLHGCGCSSAPMAAGELRLSPSRDPFPAEGPLSGVKRRMKGLISAPQTLHSPGAGQCCDPTAAAVPVGSWEGWGSGAPPTSAAVFLHWINENQIVQPGKSLEAKSCCWSPSRSPARILGMGSAMGTWLLLLVLLAVAPAQAAAPRHRLVLPDTAGSGDGDEASATLPAQPVTPRVSPTVGDAPGTTVTNSSAPGVLDGLVDFFKEYLLLVVVVGSLSFVLLFIICAAVIVRQKHKASAYYPSSFPKKKYVDEQDKSGGARAFSEVPEKAPEAGAEEPLDGSRQLQADILAAAQNLKSPHKAPLANEARGEQNSPQEKEEEEEEGRKKLGDEQPKLPAQNPGVEEAASAGSKETPDASQDGSQAPPGI comes from the exons atggggctggaatgggattgggatgggggtGGAGGGCTGGCAATGCCCGCGGTGCCAGGCCCTGCTCTCGGCACTGCTTTGGGCTTTGCTCAGCCCCTccatggctgtggctgctcctcaGCTCCGATGGCTGCCGGGGAATTGAggctgtccccatcccgggaCCCCTTTCCCGCCGAGGGGCCCCTGTCTGGGgtgaagaggaggatgaaggggCTCATCTCAGCCCCTCAAACCCTTCATTCTCCCGGTGCTGGTCAGTGCTGTGACCCCACAGCCGCAGCAGTGCCCgtggggagctgggagggtTGGGGGTCAGGGGCACCTCCCACCTCTGCTGCCGTTTTTTTGCACTGGATTAATGAGAACCAGATTGTGCAGCCGGGAAAGAGCCTGGAagccaaatcctgctgctggagTCCCTCTCG GTCTCCTGCACGAATCCTGGGAATGGGCTCAGCCATGGGCAcgtggctgctgctcctggtgttGCTGGCGGTGGCCCCGGCGCAGGCGGCAGCGCCCCGGCACCGCCTGGTGCTGCCGGACACCGCGGGCAGCGGGGACGGGGATGAAGCATCAGCCACGCTGCCCGCCCAGCCCGTCACCCCCCGGGTCAGCCCCACGGTGGGGGACGCGCCGGGGACCACGGTGACCAACAGCTCGGCGCCGGGCGTGCTGGACGGGCTGGTGGATTTCTTCAAGGAGTatctgctgctggtggtggtggtgggctCGCTGTCCTTCGTCCTCCTCTTCATCATCTGCGCCGCCGTCATCGTCCGGCAGAAGCACAAGGCCTCTGCCTACTAcccctcctcctttcccaagAAGAAATACGTGGATGAGCAGGACAAGTCGGGGGGAGCGCGGGCGTTCAGCGAGGTGCCCGAGAAAGCCCCCGAGGCGGGCGCGGAGGAGCCGCTGGACGGCAGCCGGCAGCTCCAGGCAGAcatcctggctgctgcccagaacCTCAAATCCCCCCACAAGGCACCGCTGGCCAACGAGGCCCGGGGTGAGCAGAATTCCCctcaggagaaggaggaggaggaggaggaaggaaggaagaagttGGGGGATGAGCAACCCAAGCTCCCTGCCCAAAATCCAGGTGTGGAGGAGGCGGCGAGCGCAGGAAGCAAGGAGACCCCAGATGCGTCCCAGGATGGCTCCCAGGCTCCCCCTGGAATCTGA
- the SELPLG gene encoding P-selectin glycoprotein ligand 1 — protein sequence MLQREGARNKGCAKHRVRPSPSSSSSSSSCAKAFPGVEVSLGTLAPSLAVPTPCPGGGSAGTRFAVTSAFGATSAPERSCSVGPSRGAPTRAGSPSLGPAHTLPPSPGGARSPPALGGPALGVTSFSPRGLWKPQPLFRAPSFPRPAGGEGGGLPTTPGAGARAALAGESCTWDPTASISTGPMALGRAVLLLLLLSPLWACGAELQEPGLPRDGQWVWGAAEPLPLSRGKRDDSGQGLGVTAMLSSDRSDGVSVPPPTPGTEAGLLPVPTSAEPLDDSPEPELLLSSAAPEPSTNASLLLVPVVSTTAEPMDETDSPKPDLLEDFLEPTVPSTSLLQVPVVSTTADPMDETDPHDPDLLLSSAPPPAPSTKASRAPVVPSTADPMDETDSPAPDLLPGSEPQKSIATTTRSWLTSPMEEGTVTDGRDSRSSAGPRSTAPPAFVLTTTGYKNPKKYGAPPAATLPASWDTTPEATAVPWEPSGMMMSKCLLAILLLGLVAATFLVCTGVLGTLLWRRARSGQRRFNRTEMVCISSLLPDAEVAAGPRPVPARRHKLLLPDGSSEPDGDNLTLSSFLPEHS from the exons atgctgcagagagaaggagcCCGGAACAAGGGCTGTGCAAAGCATCGAGTCAggccctctccctcctcctcctcctcttcctcctcctgtgcTAAGGCGTTTCCCGGTGTTGAGGTATCTCTGGGCACCCTGGCCCCCTCCCTGGCCGTGCCCACACCGTGCCCGGGGGGTGGCAGCGCTGGCACCAGGTTCGCCGTCACTTCTGCTTTCGGGGCGACATCAGCCCCAGAGCGCAGCTGCTCGGTGGGGCCGAGCCGGGGGGCTCCCACCAGGGCAGGAAGCCCCTCTTTGGGGCCTGCCCACACCCTGCCACCCTCTCCGGGGGGTGCCCGCAGCCCCCCAGCCCTCGGTGGCCCCGCTCTCGGCGTGACGTCCTTCTCCCCCCGCGGGCTCTGGAAACCGCAGCCGCTTTTCCGCGCTCCCTCCTTTCCCCGCCCGGCCGGAGGTGAAGGCGGAGGGCTCCCCACGACgcccggtgccggtgccaggGCTGCCCTCGCCGGTGAGTCCTGCACTTGGGACCCCACCGCCTCCATCAGCACAG GTCCCATGGCGCTGGGCCGGgccgtgctgctgctgctgctgctgagcccccTGTGGGCGTGcggggctgagctgcaggagccggggctgccccgggaCGGGCAGTGGGTCTGGGGGGCGGCCGagcccctgcccctctcccgtGGGAAGAGGGATGACAGCGGGCAGGGGCTCGGTGTCACGGCGATGCTCAGCAGTGACAGGAGCGATGGTGTCTCTGTGCCGCCGCCAACACCCGGCACCGAGGCCGGCCTGCTCCCTGTGCCAACCTCGGCCGAGCCCTTGGATGATTCCCCCgagcctgagctgctcctgagctctgcagcaccagAGCCCAGCACAAACGCCAGCCTGCTCCTGGTGCCCGTAGTGTCCACCACAGCCGAGCCTATGGATGAGACAGATTCCCCTAAACCCGATTTACTGGAGGACTTTTTGGAACCAACAGTGCCCAGCACCAGCCTGCTCCAGGTGCCTGTGGTGTCCACCACAGCTGATCCCATGGATGAGACAGATCCCCATGATCCCGACCTGCTCCTGAGCTCTGCCCCAccaccagcacccagcaccaAGGCCAGCCGGGCGCCCGTGGTGCCAAGCACAGCTGATCCCATGGACGAGACCGATTCCCCTGCTCCCGATCTGCTGCCAGGCTCAGAGCCCCAAAAGAGCATCGCCACCACCACCCGCAGCTGGCTCACATCCCCCATGGAGGAGGGCACAGTGACTGATGGCAGGGACAGCCGGTCCTCCGCGGGGCCACGCTCAACAGCCCCTCCAGCCTTTGTCCTCACCACCACGGGCTACAAGAACCCCAAGAAATACGGGGCTCCGCCTGCAGCGACCCTCCCCGCCTCTTGGGACACCACGCCGGAGGCCACCGCGGTGCCCTGGGAGCCCAGCGGGATGATGATGAGCAAGTGCCTGCTGgccatcctgctgctggggctggtggccGCCACCTTCCTGGTGTGCACGGGGGTGCTGGGGACGCTGCTGTGGCGGCGGGCGCGCTCGGGGCAGCGCCGGTTCAACCGCACCGAGATGGTTTGTATCTCCTCGCTCCTGCCCGACGCCGAGGTGGCCGCCGGCCCCCGGCCTGTCCCGGCCCGGCGGcacaagctgctgctgcccgacGGCAGCTCCGAGCCCGATGGAGACAACCTGACTCTCAGCAGCTTCCTGCCGGAGCACTCCTGA